The Xanthomonas fragariae genome has a segment encoding these proteins:
- a CDS encoding manganese efflux pump MntP family protein, translating to MSPFSIVLIGFAMSTDAFAAAIGKGAAMRKPQWRDALRAGLIFGSIEAITPVIGWLLGRAASSYLVAYDHWIAFVLLGALGTHMIVAGLRDEPDDGQDRASDTPKRHGLLALATTGVATSIDAMAVGVSLAFLDVHIGVVAVVVGLCTFSMVTAGVMLGRALGNLIGKRAEILGGLILVIVGSVILYEHLSGAA from the coding sequence ATGTCTCCTTTTTCCATTGTGTTGATCGGTTTTGCGATGTCCACCGACGCGTTTGCCGCGGCGATCGGCAAGGGCGCAGCGATGCGCAAACCGCAGTGGCGCGATGCGCTGCGTGCCGGTTTGATCTTCGGCAGCATCGAGGCGATCACGCCAGTCATCGGTTGGTTGCTGGGGCGCGCCGCATCCAGCTATTTGGTTGCCTACGACCACTGGATCGCTTTCGTGCTGCTCGGCGCGCTGGGCACGCACATGATTGTGGCCGGGCTGCGCGACGAACCGGACGATGGCCAGGACAGAGCATCCGATACGCCCAAACGGCACGGGTTGCTGGCCCTGGCCACGACCGGCGTTGCCACCAGCATCGATGCGATGGCCGTTGGCGTGAGTCTGGCCTTTCTCGATGTGCACATCGGTGTGGTGGCGGTGGTGGTCGGCCTGTGCACCTTCAGCATGGTCACCGCAGGCGTGATGCTGGGCCGCGCGCTCGGCAACCTGATCGGCAAACGCGCCGAGATTCTCGGCGGTTTGATTCTGGTGATCGTGGGCAGCGTCATCCTGTACGAACATTTAAGCGGGGCGGCGTAA